Proteins encoded together in one Spartinivicinus poritis window:
- a CDS encoding TetR/AcrR family transcriptional regulator yields the protein MARRHEHTQEQIKEMVLSAIEQLLDELPADKLSVRKIATIINYTPGTLYTLFQHQNDMLLQVNGRTLDRLYKQLTNSCSQNDQSPEKAIGTLAKCYLQFAVTEPNHWTLVFTHKMSNDELVPEWHQQKINRLFQLVEDQLAQLCPNKSTEEIQLTARTLWGSVHGITSLALGDKLFISNTTSAEYMLEQLIHHFLAGLTS from the coding sequence ATGGCAAGAAGACACGAACATACCCAGGAACAAATCAAGGAAATGGTTTTAAGTGCAATTGAGCAGTTACTTGATGAACTGCCTGCAGACAAGCTTTCTGTACGAAAGATCGCCACTATTATCAACTACACACCTGGCACTCTATACACCTTGTTTCAGCATCAAAACGATATGCTGCTACAGGTCAATGGTCGAACGCTAGACCGACTATATAAGCAATTGACCAATAGTTGTTCTCAAAATGATCAGTCACCTGAAAAAGCTATCGGTACGCTCGCTAAATGTTACTTACAATTTGCAGTGACCGAACCCAACCACTGGACTTTAGTCTTTACCCACAAAATGTCTAACGATGAGCTTGTACCAGAGTGGCATCAACAAAAGATAAACCGACTCTTTCAACTAGTTGAAGATCAACTAGCTCAACTCTGTCCTAATAAGTCAACAGAAGAGATTCAGCTTACCGCACGCACACTTTGGGGCAGTGTTCACGGCATCACCAGCTTGGCATTAGGTGATAAGTTGTTTATTAGCAATACAACAAGCGCCGAATACATGCTAGAACAATTAATACATCATTTTTTAGCAGGGCTCACCAGCTAA